The nucleotide sequence CAGTCGATGCCGGACGGTGGCTGAGTCCTCCCGAGGGATCAGGCGGGTATTCTCAGCTCTTCGTCGCGAGTGAAGTGGAGAATCGCTTGGCCGGCAGCTTGGCAGCCTCGTCCTCGGAGGAGGACCGCCCCTCCCAGTCCGTGACCCGCAACGCGATGCTCAGCTCGCAGGTACGCCAGATTCTGCTGGAAAAGATCCTTCAGGGTGACTACCAGCCCGGAGAGCGTCTCGTGGAAACACGCGTTGCCAGGGAACTGGGTGTGAGCCAGGGGACGGTCCGCGAGGGGCTGCGGGCCCTGGAGGGCTTGGGCTTTGTCGAATCCACACCGTACCGGGGCGTCAGGGTGCGGGGGTCTATGACCTATGAGGAGATGGCCGCGATCCATCCCGTGCGGGCCGTGCTCGAAGATCTCGCGGCCAAGACCGCCGTTCCCGCGTTGGCCCGTGATTCCTCCCCGCTGCGTGCTGAAC is from Jatrophihabitans telluris and encodes:
- a CDS encoding GntR family transcriptional regulator, with product MAGSLAASSSEEDRPSQSVTRNAMLSSQVRQILLEKILQGDYQPGERLVETRVARELGVSQGTVREGLRALEGLGFVESTPYRGVRVRGSMTYEEMAAIHPVRAVLEDLAAKTAVPALARDSSPLRAELEAMREAARANDPRAYSDHNATFHRVIVASSGNTPLLTAWESLGVEARLLVTTMTTVPNLTEAAERHVPILEAVERGDIELVSALLREHQHTYEALPHSNSAAISRGP